The following coding sequences lie in one Sesamum indicum cultivar Zhongzhi No. 13 linkage group LG9, S_indicum_v1.0, whole genome shotgun sequence genomic window:
- the LOC105170428 gene encoding E3 ubiquitin-protein ligase RDUF2 produces MDLIQSTPMPSPLSPPSYWCYQCTRIVTVAPAHDAILCPHCHGGFIQVVDPTDFSPEPPRRFVSPPSGNGSSFNPLIVLRSPPESEPQPAAGAGQRSYELYYDDGSGLGLRPLPSTMSEALLGSGFELMLDRLSQIGFSLWARPENPPASKQAVASLPTVEILPSHVDSDAHCAVCTDAFTLGSEAREMPCKHIYHSDCIFPWLNLHNSCPVCRHELPSDEPDGTPGRPEAVGLTIWRLPGGGFAVGRFVGGGDGEMPAVYSELDGSLSLNGGVSRGIEWGPWIRRRRGGGVRRFFGNLSSIFRRVRSGSSYGAPPVTRSGSLSGTGTGTGTGGSVFRRYVLRRNRSRDSVPMEQ; encoded by the coding sequence atggaTCTCATTCAGTCAACTCCCATGCCTTCACCTCTTTCCCCGCCTTCCTATTGGTGTTACCAGTGCACCAGAATCGTCACCGTCGCCCCCGCCCACGACGCCATCCTCTGTCCACACTGCCACGGCGGGTTCATACAGGTCGTCGACCCCACAGATTTCTCCCCGGAGCCACCCCGGCGTTTTGTCTCGCCGCCTAGTGGTAATGGTTCTTCGTTCAACCCTCTTATAGTCCTCCGCAGCCCGCCGGAGTCGGAGCCCCAACCTGCCGCCGGCGCCGGCCAGAGGAGCTACGAGCTGTACTACGATGACGGATCCGGGTTGGGACTCCGTCCGCTGCCTTCTACCATGTCGGAAGCCTTACTGGGGTCTGGATTTGAACTGATGCTCGACCGCCTCTCACAGATCGGGTTCAGCCTCTGGGCCCGGCCCGAAAATCCGCCGGCCAGCAAACAAGCCGTCGCCTCGTTACCGACAGTGGAAATCCTGCCCAGCCACGTGGACTCGGACGCGCACTGCGCCGTGTGCACGGACGCCTTTACCCTGGGATCCGAAGCTCGCGAAATGCCCTGCAAGCACATATATCATTCCGATTGCATTTTCCCGTGGCTGAATCTCCACAACTCGTGCCCGGTCTGTCGGCACGAGCTGCCGAGCGATGAACCAGATGGAACTCCGGGTCGCCCCGAGGCGGTGGGGCTAACGATATGGAGGTTGCCCGGCGGTGGTTTTGCAGTTGGGAGGTTTGTTGGTGGAGGGGATGGTGAGATGCCGGCGGTTTACTCGGAATTGGATGGAAGTTTGAGTTTAAACGGCGGCGTATCAAGGGGAATTGAGTGGGGGCCTTGGATCAGGCGGCGGAGAGGTGGTGGCGTACGTAGGTTTTTCGGTAACTTGAGTTCTATATTCAGAAGGGTTCGTTCGGGCTCTTCCTATGGGGCTCCTCCAGTCACAAGGAGCGGGAGTCTTTCGGGTACGGGTACGGGTACGGGTACGGGTGGTTCGGTTTTCCGTAGGTACGTGTTGAGGAGAAATAGGAGCAGGGATTCGGTTCCCATGGAGCAGTAA
- the LOC105170840 gene encoding probably inactive leucine-rich repeat receptor-like protein kinase At5g48380 isoform X4, whose translation MDHHSGAISQDLPWLLLMLLLPVTAIFPMVYCQQTEIDCLRSIKESLEDPLDKLSAWEFNVISGKHDVYLCHFPGIECWGGNKIMSITLSGMGLRGEFPRGIANCSSLTTLDLSNNHLYGPIPSDIGRLLNSNLLTGVIPAVLGGLKRLCGEPLDPCTAHDSHKTLFMSGFVVGWPVLFALFLVIGLFTSFEKLVIKFIRRKGMKSPRLESNPSSKRTESTMISMLEKFATRMSVLELCKATDGFSQNNVIAIDEVGTTYKAMLSNGWCLAIKRLISAPHIGQEFQTEILTLGRLRHKNLVPLVGFCYELNERFLVYKFMPNGSLHDCFFSAPGEAKIMEWPVRVRIAVGIAKGLAWLHQNRVVHRGISSKCILLDENFNPRISDFGKAMILEDTCLSREPLSRELPGLGSYKRDVHCFGMVLFELIMAIKYSEIFSSSDVNVHMSEHISHLLSEPQLLGISVQCMVEQGFYDQISHYLRIAGKCLDYDQGNRPDMQEVYQMLSGISRCGSMDASDTSME comes from the exons ATGGATCATCATTCTGGTGCTATTAGCCAAGATTTGCCATGGCTGCTGCTCATGTTGCTGCTGCCAGTGACGGCCATCTTTCCCATGGTTTACTGTCAGCAAACTGAAATTGATTGCTTGAGATCAATAAAGGAGTCTCTGGAAGATCCCCTCGACAAACTGTCGGCATGGGAATTCAATGTCATTTCAGGCAAGCACGATGTGTATTTATGCCATTTTCCGGGGATTGAGTGCTGGGGCGGGAACAAGATCATGAGCATCACGCTCAGCGGCATGGGCCTTAGGGGTGAATTTCCCCGCGGCATCGCCAACTGTTCTTCTTTAACCACCCTGGACCTTTCGAATAATCACCTTTATGGACCCATCCCTTCAGATATAGGCAGATTG CTCAACAGCAACCTTCTCACAGGCGTTATTCCTGCAGTACTAGGGGGTCTCAAAC GACTTTGTGGTGAACCTTTGGACCCTTGTACAGCACATGATTCTCACAAAACTCTATTTATGAGTGGATTCGTCGTCGGCTGGCCAGTCCTTTTTGCGCTGTTTTTGGTTATTGGATTGTTTACGTCTTTCGAGAAGCTTGTGATCAAATTCATAAGGAGAAAAGGGATGAAATCTCCAAGACTTGAATCCAATCCTTCAAGCAAGAGAACGGAGAGTACTATG ATATCAATGCTGGAGAAATTTGCCACTAGAATGAGTGTTCTTGAACTCTGCAAAGCAACTGACGGCTTCAGCCAGAACAACGTCATTGCAATTGATGAAGTGGGAACAACATACAAGGCAATGCTCTCAAATGGTTGGTGCCTGGCAATCAAGAGGCTCATCTCCGCGCCTCATATCGGGCAAGAATTCCAGACAGAAATTCTCACGCTCGGCAGATTGAGACATAAGAATTTGGTGCCCCTGGTGGGCTTTTGCTATGAGTTGAATGAAAGATTTCTAGTTTACAAATTCATGCCCAATGGGAGTCTCCACGATTGCTTTTTCTCGGCTCCAGGCGAAGCCAAGATTATGGAATGGCCTGTGAGGGTCAGGATTGCAGTTGGAATAGCAAAGGGATTAGCATGGCTGCATCAGAACAGAGTTGTTCATCGTGGGATAAGTTCGAAATGTATCctattggatgaaaatttcaatCCCAGAATATCAGATTTTGGAAAGGCGATGATTCTGGAAGACACTTGTTTGAGTAGGGAACCACTGAGTAGAGAACTTCCAGGATTAGGTTCTTACAAGAGGGATGTTCACTGCTTTGGGATGGTGCTTTTTGAGTTGATCATGGCTATAAAATATAGTGAGATTTTTAGCTCTTCAGATGTTAACGTTCATATGTCCGAACACATATCTCATTTGTTAAGTGAGCCACAGCTTCTCGGAATTTCTGTTCAGTGTATGGTAGAACAAGGATTTTATGACCAGATCTCTCATTACTTAAGGATTGCAGGCAAATGTTTAGACTATGATCAAGGTAACCGGCCAGACATGCAGGAAGTGTACCAAATGCTAAGTGGTATAAGCAGATGTGGGTCTATGGATGCCTCTGATACCTCAATGGAATAA
- the LOC105170840 gene encoding probably inactive leucine-rich repeat receptor-like protein kinase At5g48380 isoform X3 → MDHHSGAISQDLPWLLLMLLLPVTAIFPMVYCQQTEIDCLRSIKESLEDPLDKLSAWEFNVISGKHDVYLCHFPGIECWGGNKIMSITLSGMGLRGEFPRGIANCSSLTTLDLSNNHLYGPIPSDIGRLLNSNLLTGVIPAVLGGLKRLVSFTVANNLLSGPLPEFPYLFPPESYANNAGLCGEPLDPCTAHDSHKTLFMSGFVVGWPVLFALFLVIGLFTSFEKLVIKFIRRKGMKSPRLESNPSSKRTESTMISMLEKFATRMSVLELCKATDGFSQNNVIAIDEVGTTYKAMLSNGWCLAIKRLISAPHIGQEFQTEILTLGRLRHKNLVPLVGFCYELNERFLVYKFMPNGSLHDCFFSAPGEAKIMEWPVRVRIAVGIAKGLAWLHQNRVVHRGISSKCILLDENFNPRISDFGKAMILEDTCLSREPLSRELPGLGSYKRDVHCFGMVLFELIMAIKYSEIFSSSDVNVHMSEHISHLLSEPQLLGISVQCMVEQGFYDQISHYLRIAGKCLDYDQGNRPDMQEVYQMLSGISRCGSMDASDTSME, encoded by the exons ATGGATCATCATTCTGGTGCTATTAGCCAAGATTTGCCATGGCTGCTGCTCATGTTGCTGCTGCCAGTGACGGCCATCTTTCCCATGGTTTACTGTCAGCAAACTGAAATTGATTGCTTGAGATCAATAAAGGAGTCTCTGGAAGATCCCCTCGACAAACTGTCGGCATGGGAATTCAATGTCATTTCAGGCAAGCACGATGTGTATTTATGCCATTTTCCGGGGATTGAGTGCTGGGGCGGGAACAAGATCATGAGCATCACGCTCAGCGGCATGGGCCTTAGGGGTGAATTTCCCCGCGGCATCGCCAACTGTTCTTCTTTAACCACCCTGGACCTTTCGAATAATCACCTTTATGGACCCATCCCTTCAGATATAGGCAGATTG CTCAACAGCAACCTTCTCACAGGCGTTATTCCTGCAGTACTAGGGGGTCTCAAACGTCTGGTTTCTTTCACAGTTGCTAATAATCTTTTGTCCGGCCCTTTGCCCGAGTTCCCGTATTTGTTTCCTCCTGAAAGCTATGCAAATAATGCAGGACTTTGTGGTGAACCTTTGGACCCTTGTACAGCACATGATTCTCACAAAACTCTATTTATGAGTGGATTCGTCGTCGGCTGGCCAGTCCTTTTTGCGCTGTTTTTGGTTATTGGATTGTTTACGTCTTTCGAGAAGCTTGTGATCAAATTCATAAGGAGAAAAGGGATGAAATCTCCAAGACTTGAATCCAATCCTTCAAGCAAGAGAACGGAGAGTACTATG ATATCAATGCTGGAGAAATTTGCCACTAGAATGAGTGTTCTTGAACTCTGCAAAGCAACTGACGGCTTCAGCCAGAACAACGTCATTGCAATTGATGAAGTGGGAACAACATACAAGGCAATGCTCTCAAATGGTTGGTGCCTGGCAATCAAGAGGCTCATCTCCGCGCCTCATATCGGGCAAGAATTCCAGACAGAAATTCTCACGCTCGGCAGATTGAGACATAAGAATTTGGTGCCCCTGGTGGGCTTTTGCTATGAGTTGAATGAAAGATTTCTAGTTTACAAATTCATGCCCAATGGGAGTCTCCACGATTGCTTTTTCTCGGCTCCAGGCGAAGCCAAGATTATGGAATGGCCTGTGAGGGTCAGGATTGCAGTTGGAATAGCAAAGGGATTAGCATGGCTGCATCAGAACAGAGTTGTTCATCGTGGGATAAGTTCGAAATGTATCctattggatgaaaatttcaatCCCAGAATATCAGATTTTGGAAAGGCGATGATTCTGGAAGACACTTGTTTGAGTAGGGAACCACTGAGTAGAGAACTTCCAGGATTAGGTTCTTACAAGAGGGATGTTCACTGCTTTGGGATGGTGCTTTTTGAGTTGATCATGGCTATAAAATATAGTGAGATTTTTAGCTCTTCAGATGTTAACGTTCATATGTCCGAACACATATCTCATTTGTTAAGTGAGCCACAGCTTCTCGGAATTTCTGTTCAGTGTATGGTAGAACAAGGATTTTATGACCAGATCTCTCATTACTTAAGGATTGCAGGCAAATGTTTAGACTATGATCAAGGTAACCGGCCAGACATGCAGGAAGTGTACCAAATGCTAAGTGGTATAAGCAGATGTGGGTCTATGGATGCCTCTGATACCTCAATGGAATAA
- the LOC105170840 gene encoding probably inactive leucine-rich repeat receptor-like protein kinase At5g48380 isoform X6, with protein MDHHSGAISQDLPWLLLMLLLPVTAIFPMVYCQQTEIDCLRSIKESLEDPLDKLSAWEFNVISGEIPPGIADCSYLNVLQLNSNLLTGVIPAVLGGLKRLCGEPLDPCTAHDSHKTLFMSGFVVGWPVLFALFLVIGLFTSFEKLVIKFIRRKGMKSPRLESNPSSKRTESTMISMLEKFATRMSVLELCKATDGFSQNNVIAIDEVGTTYKAMLSNGWCLAIKRLISAPHIGQEFQTEILTLGRLRHKNLVPLVGFCYELNERFLVYKFMPNGSLHDCFFSAPGEAKIMEWPVRVRIAVGIAKGLAWLHQNRVVHRGISSKCILLDENFNPRISDFGKAMILEDTCLSREPLSRELPGLGSYKRDVHCFGMVLFELIMAIKYSEIFSSSDVNVHMSEHISHLLSEPQLLGISVQCMVEQGFYDQISHYLRIAGKCLDYDQGNRPDMQEVYQMLSGISRCGSMDASDTSME; from the exons ATGGATCATCATTCTGGTGCTATTAGCCAAGATTTGCCATGGCTGCTGCTCATGTTGCTGCTGCCAGTGACGGCCATCTTTCCCATGGTTTACTGTCAGCAAACTGAAATTGATTGCTTGAGATCAATAAAGGAGTCTCTGGAAGATCCCCTCGACAAACTGTCGGCATGGGAATTCAATGTCATTTCAG GTGAAATTCCTCCTGGGATCGCGGATTGTTCATACCTCAATGTTTTGCAGCTCAACAGCAACCTTCTCACAGGCGTTATTCCTGCAGTACTAGGGGGTCTCAAAC GACTTTGTGGTGAACCTTTGGACCCTTGTACAGCACATGATTCTCACAAAACTCTATTTATGAGTGGATTCGTCGTCGGCTGGCCAGTCCTTTTTGCGCTGTTTTTGGTTATTGGATTGTTTACGTCTTTCGAGAAGCTTGTGATCAAATTCATAAGGAGAAAAGGGATGAAATCTCCAAGACTTGAATCCAATCCTTCAAGCAAGAGAACGGAGAGTACTATG ATATCAATGCTGGAGAAATTTGCCACTAGAATGAGTGTTCTTGAACTCTGCAAAGCAACTGACGGCTTCAGCCAGAACAACGTCATTGCAATTGATGAAGTGGGAACAACATACAAGGCAATGCTCTCAAATGGTTGGTGCCTGGCAATCAAGAGGCTCATCTCCGCGCCTCATATCGGGCAAGAATTCCAGACAGAAATTCTCACGCTCGGCAGATTGAGACATAAGAATTTGGTGCCCCTGGTGGGCTTTTGCTATGAGTTGAATGAAAGATTTCTAGTTTACAAATTCATGCCCAATGGGAGTCTCCACGATTGCTTTTTCTCGGCTCCAGGCGAAGCCAAGATTATGGAATGGCCTGTGAGGGTCAGGATTGCAGTTGGAATAGCAAAGGGATTAGCATGGCTGCATCAGAACAGAGTTGTTCATCGTGGGATAAGTTCGAAATGTATCctattggatgaaaatttcaatCCCAGAATATCAGATTTTGGAAAGGCGATGATTCTGGAAGACACTTGTTTGAGTAGGGAACCACTGAGTAGAGAACTTCCAGGATTAGGTTCTTACAAGAGGGATGTTCACTGCTTTGGGATGGTGCTTTTTGAGTTGATCATGGCTATAAAATATAGTGAGATTTTTAGCTCTTCAGATGTTAACGTTCATATGTCCGAACACATATCTCATTTGTTAAGTGAGCCACAGCTTCTCGGAATTTCTGTTCAGTGTATGGTAGAACAAGGATTTTATGACCAGATCTCTCATTACTTAAGGATTGCAGGCAAATGTTTAGACTATGATCAAGGTAACCGGCCAGACATGCAGGAAGTGTACCAAATGCTAAGTGGTATAAGCAGATGTGGGTCTATGGATGCCTCTGATACCTCAATGGAATAA
- the LOC105170840 gene encoding probably inactive leucine-rich repeat receptor-like protein kinase At5g48380 isoform X5 — protein sequence MDHHSGAISQDLPWLLLMLLLPVTAIFPMVYCQQTEIDCLRSIKESLEDPLDKLSAWEFNVISGEIPPGIADCSYLNVLQLNSNLLTGVIPAVLGGLKRLVSFTVANNLLSGPLPEFPYLFPPESYANNAGLCGEPLDPCTAHDSHKTLFMSGFVVGWPVLFALFLVIGLFTSFEKLVIKFIRRKGMKSPRLESNPSSKRTESTMISMLEKFATRMSVLELCKATDGFSQNNVIAIDEVGTTYKAMLSNGWCLAIKRLISAPHIGQEFQTEILTLGRLRHKNLVPLVGFCYELNERFLVYKFMPNGSLHDCFFSAPGEAKIMEWPVRVRIAVGIAKGLAWLHQNRVVHRGISSKCILLDENFNPRISDFGKAMILEDTCLSREPLSRELPGLGSYKRDVHCFGMVLFELIMAIKYSEIFSSSDVNVHMSEHISHLLSEPQLLGISVQCMVEQGFYDQISHYLRIAGKCLDYDQGNRPDMQEVYQMLSGISRCGSMDASDTSME from the exons ATGGATCATCATTCTGGTGCTATTAGCCAAGATTTGCCATGGCTGCTGCTCATGTTGCTGCTGCCAGTGACGGCCATCTTTCCCATGGTTTACTGTCAGCAAACTGAAATTGATTGCTTGAGATCAATAAAGGAGTCTCTGGAAGATCCCCTCGACAAACTGTCGGCATGGGAATTCAATGTCATTTCAG GTGAAATTCCTCCTGGGATCGCGGATTGTTCATACCTCAATGTTTTGCAGCTCAACAGCAACCTTCTCACAGGCGTTATTCCTGCAGTACTAGGGGGTCTCAAACGTCTGGTTTCTTTCACAGTTGCTAATAATCTTTTGTCCGGCCCTTTGCCCGAGTTCCCGTATTTGTTTCCTCCTGAAAGCTATGCAAATAATGCAGGACTTTGTGGTGAACCTTTGGACCCTTGTACAGCACATGATTCTCACAAAACTCTATTTATGAGTGGATTCGTCGTCGGCTGGCCAGTCCTTTTTGCGCTGTTTTTGGTTATTGGATTGTTTACGTCTTTCGAGAAGCTTGTGATCAAATTCATAAGGAGAAAAGGGATGAAATCTCCAAGACTTGAATCCAATCCTTCAAGCAAGAGAACGGAGAGTACTATG ATATCAATGCTGGAGAAATTTGCCACTAGAATGAGTGTTCTTGAACTCTGCAAAGCAACTGACGGCTTCAGCCAGAACAACGTCATTGCAATTGATGAAGTGGGAACAACATACAAGGCAATGCTCTCAAATGGTTGGTGCCTGGCAATCAAGAGGCTCATCTCCGCGCCTCATATCGGGCAAGAATTCCAGACAGAAATTCTCACGCTCGGCAGATTGAGACATAAGAATTTGGTGCCCCTGGTGGGCTTTTGCTATGAGTTGAATGAAAGATTTCTAGTTTACAAATTCATGCCCAATGGGAGTCTCCACGATTGCTTTTTCTCGGCTCCAGGCGAAGCCAAGATTATGGAATGGCCTGTGAGGGTCAGGATTGCAGTTGGAATAGCAAAGGGATTAGCATGGCTGCATCAGAACAGAGTTGTTCATCGTGGGATAAGTTCGAAATGTATCctattggatgaaaatttcaatCCCAGAATATCAGATTTTGGAAAGGCGATGATTCTGGAAGACACTTGTTTGAGTAGGGAACCACTGAGTAGAGAACTTCCAGGATTAGGTTCTTACAAGAGGGATGTTCACTGCTTTGGGATGGTGCTTTTTGAGTTGATCATGGCTATAAAATATAGTGAGATTTTTAGCTCTTCAGATGTTAACGTTCATATGTCCGAACACATATCTCATTTGTTAAGTGAGCCACAGCTTCTCGGAATTTCTGTTCAGTGTATGGTAGAACAAGGATTTTATGACCAGATCTCTCATTACTTAAGGATTGCAGGCAAATGTTTAGACTATGATCAAGGTAACCGGCCAGACATGCAGGAAGTGTACCAAATGCTAAGTGGTATAAGCAGATGTGGGTCTATGGATGCCTCTGATACCTCAATGGAATAA
- the LOC105170840 gene encoding probably inactive leucine-rich repeat receptor-like protein kinase At5g48380 isoform X2, translated as MDHHSGAISQDLPWLLLMLLLPVTAIFPMVYCQQTEIDCLRSIKESLEDPLDKLSAWEFNVISGKHDVYLCHFPGIECWGGNKIMSITLSGMGLRGEFPRGIANCSSLTTLDLSNNHLYGPIPSDIGRLVSFLTYLNLSNNTFSGEIPPGIADCSYLNVLQLNSNLLTGVIPAVLGGLKRLCGEPLDPCTAHDSHKTLFMSGFVVGWPVLFALFLVIGLFTSFEKLVIKFIRRKGMKSPRLESNPSSKRTESTMISMLEKFATRMSVLELCKATDGFSQNNVIAIDEVGTTYKAMLSNGWCLAIKRLISAPHIGQEFQTEILTLGRLRHKNLVPLVGFCYELNERFLVYKFMPNGSLHDCFFSAPGEAKIMEWPVRVRIAVGIAKGLAWLHQNRVVHRGISSKCILLDENFNPRISDFGKAMILEDTCLSREPLSRELPGLGSYKRDVHCFGMVLFELIMAIKYSEIFSSSDVNVHMSEHISHLLSEPQLLGISVQCMVEQGFYDQISHYLRIAGKCLDYDQGNRPDMQEVYQMLSGISRCGSMDASDTSME; from the exons ATGGATCATCATTCTGGTGCTATTAGCCAAGATTTGCCATGGCTGCTGCTCATGTTGCTGCTGCCAGTGACGGCCATCTTTCCCATGGTTTACTGTCAGCAAACTGAAATTGATTGCTTGAGATCAATAAAGGAGTCTCTGGAAGATCCCCTCGACAAACTGTCGGCATGGGAATTCAATGTCATTTCAGGCAAGCACGATGTGTATTTATGCCATTTTCCGGGGATTGAGTGCTGGGGCGGGAACAAGATCATGAGCATCACGCTCAGCGGCATGGGCCTTAGGGGTGAATTTCCCCGCGGCATCGCCAACTGTTCTTCTTTAACCACCCTGGACCTTTCGAATAATCACCTTTATGGACCCATCCCTTCAGATATAGGCAGATTGGTCAGCTTCTTAACTTACTTAAATCTTTCCAACAACACATTTTCAGGTGAAATTCCTCCTGGGATCGCGGATTGTTCATACCTCAATGTTTTGCAGCTCAACAGCAACCTTCTCACAGGCGTTATTCCTGCAGTACTAGGGGGTCTCAAAC GACTTTGTGGTGAACCTTTGGACCCTTGTACAGCACATGATTCTCACAAAACTCTATTTATGAGTGGATTCGTCGTCGGCTGGCCAGTCCTTTTTGCGCTGTTTTTGGTTATTGGATTGTTTACGTCTTTCGAGAAGCTTGTGATCAAATTCATAAGGAGAAAAGGGATGAAATCTCCAAGACTTGAATCCAATCCTTCAAGCAAGAGAACGGAGAGTACTATG ATATCAATGCTGGAGAAATTTGCCACTAGAATGAGTGTTCTTGAACTCTGCAAAGCAACTGACGGCTTCAGCCAGAACAACGTCATTGCAATTGATGAAGTGGGAACAACATACAAGGCAATGCTCTCAAATGGTTGGTGCCTGGCAATCAAGAGGCTCATCTCCGCGCCTCATATCGGGCAAGAATTCCAGACAGAAATTCTCACGCTCGGCAGATTGAGACATAAGAATTTGGTGCCCCTGGTGGGCTTTTGCTATGAGTTGAATGAAAGATTTCTAGTTTACAAATTCATGCCCAATGGGAGTCTCCACGATTGCTTTTTCTCGGCTCCAGGCGAAGCCAAGATTATGGAATGGCCTGTGAGGGTCAGGATTGCAGTTGGAATAGCAAAGGGATTAGCATGGCTGCATCAGAACAGAGTTGTTCATCGTGGGATAAGTTCGAAATGTATCctattggatgaaaatttcaatCCCAGAATATCAGATTTTGGAAAGGCGATGATTCTGGAAGACACTTGTTTGAGTAGGGAACCACTGAGTAGAGAACTTCCAGGATTAGGTTCTTACAAGAGGGATGTTCACTGCTTTGGGATGGTGCTTTTTGAGTTGATCATGGCTATAAAATATAGTGAGATTTTTAGCTCTTCAGATGTTAACGTTCATATGTCCGAACACATATCTCATTTGTTAAGTGAGCCACAGCTTCTCGGAATTTCTGTTCAGTGTATGGTAGAACAAGGATTTTATGACCAGATCTCTCATTACTTAAGGATTGCAGGCAAATGTTTAGACTATGATCAAGGTAACCGGCCAGACATGCAGGAAGTGTACCAAATGCTAAGTGGTATAAGCAGATGTGGGTCTATGGATGCCTCTGATACCTCAATGGAATAA
- the LOC105170840 gene encoding probably inactive leucine-rich repeat receptor-like protein kinase At5g48380 isoform X1 → MDHHSGAISQDLPWLLLMLLLPVTAIFPMVYCQQTEIDCLRSIKESLEDPLDKLSAWEFNVISGKHDVYLCHFPGIECWGGNKIMSITLSGMGLRGEFPRGIANCSSLTTLDLSNNHLYGPIPSDIGRLVSFLTYLNLSNNTFSGEIPPGIADCSYLNVLQLNSNLLTGVIPAVLGGLKRLVSFTVANNLLSGPLPEFPYLFPPESYANNAGLCGEPLDPCTAHDSHKTLFMSGFVVGWPVLFALFLVIGLFTSFEKLVIKFIRRKGMKSPRLESNPSSKRTESTMISMLEKFATRMSVLELCKATDGFSQNNVIAIDEVGTTYKAMLSNGWCLAIKRLISAPHIGQEFQTEILTLGRLRHKNLVPLVGFCYELNERFLVYKFMPNGSLHDCFFSAPGEAKIMEWPVRVRIAVGIAKGLAWLHQNRVVHRGISSKCILLDENFNPRISDFGKAMILEDTCLSREPLSRELPGLGSYKRDVHCFGMVLFELIMAIKYSEIFSSSDVNVHMSEHISHLLSEPQLLGISVQCMVEQGFYDQISHYLRIAGKCLDYDQGNRPDMQEVYQMLSGISRCGSMDASDTSME, encoded by the exons ATGGATCATCATTCTGGTGCTATTAGCCAAGATTTGCCATGGCTGCTGCTCATGTTGCTGCTGCCAGTGACGGCCATCTTTCCCATGGTTTACTGTCAGCAAACTGAAATTGATTGCTTGAGATCAATAAAGGAGTCTCTGGAAGATCCCCTCGACAAACTGTCGGCATGGGAATTCAATGTCATTTCAGGCAAGCACGATGTGTATTTATGCCATTTTCCGGGGATTGAGTGCTGGGGCGGGAACAAGATCATGAGCATCACGCTCAGCGGCATGGGCCTTAGGGGTGAATTTCCCCGCGGCATCGCCAACTGTTCTTCTTTAACCACCCTGGACCTTTCGAATAATCACCTTTATGGACCCATCCCTTCAGATATAGGCAGATTGGTCAGCTTCTTAACTTACTTAAATCTTTCCAACAACACATTTTCAGGTGAAATTCCTCCTGGGATCGCGGATTGTTCATACCTCAATGTTTTGCAGCTCAACAGCAACCTTCTCACAGGCGTTATTCCTGCAGTACTAGGGGGTCTCAAACGTCTGGTTTCTTTCACAGTTGCTAATAATCTTTTGTCCGGCCCTTTGCCCGAGTTCCCGTATTTGTTTCCTCCTGAAAGCTATGCAAATAATGCAGGACTTTGTGGTGAACCTTTGGACCCTTGTACAGCACATGATTCTCACAAAACTCTATTTATGAGTGGATTCGTCGTCGGCTGGCCAGTCCTTTTTGCGCTGTTTTTGGTTATTGGATTGTTTACGTCTTTCGAGAAGCTTGTGATCAAATTCATAAGGAGAAAAGGGATGAAATCTCCAAGACTTGAATCCAATCCTTCAAGCAAGAGAACGGAGAGTACTATG ATATCAATGCTGGAGAAATTTGCCACTAGAATGAGTGTTCTTGAACTCTGCAAAGCAACTGACGGCTTCAGCCAGAACAACGTCATTGCAATTGATGAAGTGGGAACAACATACAAGGCAATGCTCTCAAATGGTTGGTGCCTGGCAATCAAGAGGCTCATCTCCGCGCCTCATATCGGGCAAGAATTCCAGACAGAAATTCTCACGCTCGGCAGATTGAGACATAAGAATTTGGTGCCCCTGGTGGGCTTTTGCTATGAGTTGAATGAAAGATTTCTAGTTTACAAATTCATGCCCAATGGGAGTCTCCACGATTGCTTTTTCTCGGCTCCAGGCGAAGCCAAGATTATGGAATGGCCTGTGAGGGTCAGGATTGCAGTTGGAATAGCAAAGGGATTAGCATGGCTGCATCAGAACAGAGTTGTTCATCGTGGGATAAGTTCGAAATGTATCctattggatgaaaatttcaatCCCAGAATATCAGATTTTGGAAAGGCGATGATTCTGGAAGACACTTGTTTGAGTAGGGAACCACTGAGTAGAGAACTTCCAGGATTAGGTTCTTACAAGAGGGATGTTCACTGCTTTGGGATGGTGCTTTTTGAGTTGATCATGGCTATAAAATATAGTGAGATTTTTAGCTCTTCAGATGTTAACGTTCATATGTCCGAACACATATCTCATTTGTTAAGTGAGCCACAGCTTCTCGGAATTTCTGTTCAGTGTATGGTAGAACAAGGATTTTATGACCAGATCTCTCATTACTTAAGGATTGCAGGCAAATGTTTAGACTATGATCAAGGTAACCGGCCAGACATGCAGGAAGTGTACCAAATGCTAAGTGGTATAAGCAGATGTGGGTCTATGGATGCCTCTGATACCTCAATGGAATAA